The genomic segment GGAGGGGCTGGTGATGGGCACCCGCTCGGGCGACCTGGACCCGGCGGTGCTCGACTACATCGCCGGCAAGGAGGGCCTCTCGCTGCACGAGGTGGAGAGCCTGCTCAACAAGCAGTCGGGGCTGCTGGGGATTAGCGGGCTCACCAACGACATGCGCGAGCTGTTGGCCGAGGCCGACGAGCACGACGACCGGCGGGCACGCCTCGCCATCGAGATCTTCTGCTACCGGGTGCGCAAGTACGTGGGCGCCTACCTGGCCGCGCTGGGCGGCGCCGACGCCGTCTGCTTCGCCGGCGGCATCGGCGAGGGCGCCGCCCCGGTGCGCGCCCGGGTCTGCCAGGGGCTGCAGTGGGCCGGCATCCGCCTGGACGACGCCCTCAACCAGGCCACCGTGGGCGGCCGCGAGGGGCGCATCTCCCCGGAGGGCGCCCACCCCGAGGTGTGGGTGATCCCCACCGACGAGGAGCTGCTGATCGCCCGCGACACCTACCGCTTGGTGCACGGGATCGAGACGCGGTACTGAATCCCGTTCCCCGAAAAGCTTCGCGCGGGAGCAGGCACCGTCACGAATGTCTCGCACGGAGTCAACGGAGGGAACGGAGGACCCACGGTGTTCTCCGTCGACTCCGTTGACTCTGTGTGAGGCTTTTCAGGACCCGTCCCCGTGCTCAGAGCTGCACGAACCTGCCGCCGGAGTTGATGCGGGCGGGGTCCAGGTTGTTCTGGATGAACACCACCCGCCCCCCCGCGCCGGCCACGTCGGCCTCGAAGGTGGGCGGCCCGCCGGCGGAGTTGGTCTTGCGCAGCGAGGTGACCAGCACCTCCGTGGCGCCGCCGTCCACCAGCAGGTGTGGCGCCGGCACCGGGCCCGTGAGCCCGCTCTGGTCGGTCACCAGGCCGTGCATCGCGACGCTGGCGCCTCCGCTGATCCGCACCCCGTGACCGCTGGAGTTGCTGGAGCGGAGGCCGCCCACGCTCACGCCGGTGCACGCTTCCACCCACAGCGAGCCGACGCAGCCGAGCACGCTGGCGCCGTCGATGGCCACCCCGGAGCACTGCTGCACGTGCAGCCCCCTCCCGCCCGTGTAGATGCACTGGAGCCCCGAGAGCTGCAGCCCCGCGCAGCCGGTCACCAGAATTCCTGTGCCCCCAAGACCGATCGCCTGCGCGTTGGCCACCTGCACCGAGAGGAAGTTGCTGATGGCGATGCCGCTGCCGCTCTGGGCGCTCACCAGGCCGGCGCAGAGCAGGCGGTTGGTGGAATGGCCCGAGCCGTCCAGCGAGATGCCGGTCCCGCCGATGTGCCTCGCCGCCACGTCGTAGAGCTCCACCTTGTTCGCCTCCTGCACCAGCACGCCCCCTCCGCCGAACCCGCTGATGAAGAGGCTGCGGAGGCGGATCCGCGTGTCGATGGACCCGCCGGCGCCGGGCTGGGTGGCGCTGATCCCCACCCCCGTGCCCACCGAGTAGCCGGGGCCGGTGATCACCAGGTCTTCGATGGCGGTGATCTGCGTGCCGAGGAGGATCTCCGGCCCTACGGCGAGGGCGAACGCGTCGCCGGAGTGGGAGGCCACCACCTCCGTCGCCTGCCCCCCCGTGCCGACCAGCGCCCGGCCGGGAGGGACGGTGACGGTGGCGCCGATGCGGAACGTGCCGGGCGCCAGCCGCACGCGCGTGCTGGCGTTCAGCGCCGCCTGGAGCGCCGCCGTGTCGTCGCCGCCCGACGGCACGAGCACGGCCTCTCCCCCGCCCAGCAGCTCGGGAACACCGAGGGCGCTCGTGCCGAGCGCCAGCCCGCTCCCCAGCACCAGGTCCTCGGAGAAGCGGACGCCGCCCGCTTCGCGAATCACGAACGTCATACTTTCCTGCCTTCCGCTTGAGCGCGGGTCCACGGCGTCCCGGCCGGGGGCACCGCGTGGGTTGTGGGTGTGCGGCCGGGCCGGCGCCCTGAAGGGCCGGGCCTGGGTCCGCAGAGAGGGTCGGCTCACGAGCCCGCCTGCTGGGGCACCACGTCCACCCACCCGTCGCGGATGCGGACGGTGGTGCCGTCGAACCGGGTGAGCTGGAAGTACGCGTCGTCCTCGTTGAAGGTGATCGACAGCTCCTGCAGGAGGCGAATGGCGATCGCCTCGCCCAGCAGGAGCGACTGCTGGTGGTCGGAGCGCCAGTGCACGCCGGCGGCGTTGCGGAAGAGCGAGACGTTGTCGGCCAGCTTGTTCAGCTCGCCCCCCACGGTGAGCGTGGGGCCGGTGTACGGGAGCAGGGCGGTGCCGTCGGCGCTGGCCTGCACGGGGCTCTCGATGGTCTTGCTCTCGTCGAAGAACGCCTTGAGGATGGTCACGCACGCCCCGCTGATGGTGGCGTGCCCCGCGCCGTACGCCGGGTGCGTGGGAGCCCCCTCGGGGTAGGCCTGTGGGAGCAGGTACGTCGTCGACGGCGCCCAGCGCTCCGGGTAGTACGGCGCCAGCCCGCCCGCGGTGAGCGAGTTGACGATGCTGCCGTCGATCGGGTAGGTGCGGGCGCCGGTGATGTGGTTGTGCACCCGCCCGCCGTACTCCTCGGGGCGCAGCCGCCGGTGCACCCCCCACTTCTGCCACCACACCGCGCGCCCGGCGCGGCCGATCACCTCGGTGAGCACCTCGATCACGTGCACGTCGCCGAAGGTCACGAACCCCGCCTCGGTGGGCGAGTCGGGGGCCGGCGGAGCGTACGGGTTCCCCGCGTCGAAGGGGAACTCGCGGTCGCGCATCGGCACCGCGCCGGCATTGGGAGTCTGCTGGTTGCCCAGGGGCTCCGACAGGAGGTACCACGCCGCGTTGTAGTAGGAGTCGATCACCAGGTCGAAGTGCACGTAGTTGGTCCCGTCGCGCAGGTTGCGGATGAAGCGGCGCTGCGTGAAGTCGAACTGGTCCTGGCCGCGGAAGTCCGCGCCGTTCTGCGCCTGCAGCCAGGTGTCGAAGACGGTCAGGTAGTCGGCCGCGGCGCCGATCTCCGGGTACCCCTTCACCGTCTGCTGGCGCTGGTCGATCACCCGCGCCCCGTACGCGATGAAGCCGTCGGTGGCGTTGCGGCCGCCGCCCGGCATCTTGCGCGGGTCGCTGTTGCCCTTCCACAGGAACTGCGACACGTACGGGCCCGCCTGCGCCCCGGGCTCGAGCCCGCGGAAGACGGTCTGCGCCGTGACGCCCCGGGGCCCGCCGTACTCCCAGAACTCGCCGTTGATCGACGCGACGGCGGCCGCGATCAGCGGGTCGGTGCCGTAGTTGATGAACGGCACGTCGCGGGCGACCGCCATCCAGTACAGCTCGCCCGCCTCGTGCGCGGTCACCGCGCCGTCGAAGCGCGGCGCGGGGGGCTGGGTGAGCTCCTGGCTGTCGGGGCCCTCCAGGTGGAAGGCCAGCCCGGACTGCGGGTTGGTGAGCTTGATCCCGCCGGGGCCCAGGCGGATCTGCTCGAAGTCGGCGGGGTCGCGGCTCTGCACCGCCCGCAGCAGGGTGGCGTACGACTCGGGGTCGGGGTCGCCCAGGGCGTCGTGCTCCAGCCCCTTCGAGTAGTTGCCCGCGAAGGGCCGGGTGGGGTAGTTGACCTCGTCCGAGTTGTTGTCGTCGACCGGATGCGGCCGCTCGGCCGCGAGCTCGGCCGCCTGCTGCCGGATGCCGAGGGCGGCCAGGCGCCGCTCTTCCTCGCGCCGGGGAAGCTGAGGCATCGTTCCTCCCGTGGGTGAGAAGGTTCCCGCCAGGCGCGAAGCCCGCGCCCCCGCTGCCCGTCATGGCGGACGCGCCCGCGGCCGAGCGCGGCCGCAGCGCGCGAAGAGGCCCCTGCACGGACCCGTTAGTCCGGCGGGGGCCTCTCCTCGGCCCATCTCCAGTGCGTCTCGTCCGCCCTCCCTCCCGCCAACGCAGACGCCCCCGCCCGGCACTCTGCCGGGCGGGGGCGTCGCGACCCCGCATCTCTGTCTTTTAATTCACTCCGACGCTTTTAAAGCGTATCTAAGATGACAATTTGATCGTCCTTTGTAAGCTATCTCTCTCCGCGTCCGTTGTCAATGCATGCCCCCCGCACCCACGAGGGGCGCATTTCCCCCGGAAGGCGTCCACCCCGATGCCTGGGTGACCCACCGACGAAGAGCTGCCGATCGCCCGCGACGCCTCCGCCTGGTGCACGCTCGAGGCGCGGCACCGAGGACGGCGCGCCGGTCCCGCGCCCTGGGTCAGGCGGCGGGGAAGCGCTGCGTGTACCCCGACCAGTAGTCGAACGAGTCGATCTTCCCCGGGTGCGGCGGGTCGCCCCGGTCCTCGCCGGTGGACCACAGGATCACGTAGGTGAGCGCCTTCACCCGGCCGAACCCGGTGCGTCCCGGGGCGGTGGGGATGCGGTTGCGCCAGGTCCCGGTGTCGATGTAGTAGCGGCCGCCGTCCCGGTCGGCCGCGGCCAGCTCCACGGCGGGGCGGTGCGTGTGGCCGGCCACCAGGTAGCGCGCGCGGCCGCCCTGGATCGCCTCCTCGCGCGCGGCGA from the Longimicrobium sp. genome contains:
- a CDS encoding right-handed parallel beta-helix repeat-containing protein, with the translated sequence MTFVIREAGGVRFSEDLVLGSGLALGTSALGVPELLGGGEAVLVPSGGDDTAALQAALNASTRVRLAPGTFRIGATVTVPPGRALVGTGGQATEVVASHSGDAFALAVGPEILLGTQITAIEDLVITGPGYSVGTGVGISATQPGAGGSIDTRIRLRSLFISGFGGGGVLVQEANKVELYDVAARHIGGTGISLDGSGHSTNRLLCAGLVSAQSGSGIAISNFLSVQVANAQAIGLGGTGILVTGCAGLQLSGLQCIYTGGRGLHVQQCSGVAIDGASVLGCVGSLWVEACTGVSVGGLRSSNSSGHGVRISGGASVAMHGLVTDQSGLTGPVPAPHLLVDGGATEVLVTSLRKTNSAGGPPTFEADVAGAGGRVVFIQNNLDPARINSGGRFVQL
- a CDS encoding vanadium-dependent haloperoxidase; this encodes MPQLPRREEERRLAALGIRQQAAELAAERPHPVDDNNSDEVNYPTRPFAGNYSKGLEHDALGDPDPESYATLLRAVQSRDPADFEQIRLGPGGIKLTNPQSGLAFHLEGPDSQELTQPPAPRFDGAVTAHEAGELYWMAVARDVPFINYGTDPLIAAAVASINGEFWEYGGPRGVTAQTVFRGLEPGAQAGPYVSQFLWKGNSDPRKMPGGGRNATDGFIAYGARVIDQRQQTVKGYPEIGAAADYLTVFDTWLQAQNGADFRGQDQFDFTQRRFIRNLRDGTNYVHFDLVIDSYYNAAWYLLSEPLGNQQTPNAGAVPMRDREFPFDAGNPYAPPAPDSPTEAGFVTFGDVHVIEVLTEVIGRAGRAVWWQKWGVHRRLRPEEYGGRVHNHITGARTYPIDGSIVNSLTAGGLAPYYPERWAPSTTYLLPQAYPEGAPTHPAYGAGHATISGACVTILKAFFDESKTIESPVQASADGTALLPYTGPTLTVGGELNKLADNVSLFRNAAGVHWRSDHQQSLLLGEAIAIRLLQELSITFNEDDAYFQLTRFDGTTVRIRDGWVDVVPQQAGS